The genomic region GGAACCTCGCGGGTAATTTCAAATTCTTCCAGCAGCcatccccccaccacacacatttTAAGGGAACAAGTGGAATTTTTTATAAttgattttactttaaaatatcatttcagcatgtaatcaattttaaaagtattaacagggccttccctggtggtccagtggttaagacactgagcTCCTACCGCGGGGGGCCTGGCTTTGAGCCCtggctgggaactaagatcccacttgccccACAGAatggccaagtaaataaataaaacatctttttaaatttattaatgagCTATTTTacattcttggtttttttttttctgggattaaaccattttatagatgggctTCAGAGAAGGCTGGGAGGACAATGAAATCAGacatttttctcccatttggaaTCTCCCCAGCTTCATAGCTGCTGAAAAGCTGTTATATTCTTTCAGTGCTGTATTTCATAAGACTTAGTATAATACCATACTGAATTCTATGTCCTTAGCATGGCTAGTTAACATACCCAGCCCCCGAGGACGCTTAAGCTAAAACACTAAACCTTAACCCAGCGTGTATTTCACACTCAGCGCACACCTCAATTCAGACACCAAATGTTGCAAGAAATACCTGATTTGTGTGTAAGTTTGGTAAAATTCATAGTTGAGAAGGTAGATTGGCACACCCAGTTGTTCCAAATCAAAGTTTTCCAATAATTGCTTTGagtattcattttcagatttaaataaactgaaattatATTCCATTGACTACAGAAATGAACTTAATAGAAATTaaccaaaattaaatacaattatatatatgcatatggacATATCGCAAGTCTCActcatgggcaggtgggttctttattgctgagccactaggCTTTTGTCTCCCATTAATAACTAATCATAGACCCCTGAGGTCTCCTTCCACCACCTCCAACATTAGGAAACTCACTTCCTTGAAGGCGTCTCGCATCTCCTGGACACCAATCATCCCAGCCGTTTCTGCAAGCAATTTGGGGGTCATCAGCTCCACAAAGTCGTCAAAATCTACACGGCCACCCACTGGGGACagaagaggcaggtctggtgagACTTCACACGCCCCGAACCTTCCATTCCCTCACTTTGCCCTTCAACTCTGCTCAAGAAACAGATCTGCTCCAATCTCTCTGCCTTCTAAGAGCTCCCTCTTTCAGCCAACTCAAACCCTCTTGATCTTCTCATCTGAACAGGAGTGGGCCGTACAGTGGAAGTAACTAACTATTGATGCGACCTTAGGAAAAATCTCTTGATTGGTTCAGATCTAGGCTCCCTCATCTGCAGATCTGGAGAAGAGAGAATATGAATTAAATGAGCACCAAATCCCTTCCAGAGGCGAATCTCCTTGAATTCGGTCTTGTTTACTCAGCAACATGCTCAGATGCAAACCCAGGAGCAATCTTGTCAATCACAAAATCAACTCTGGTCTCCATCTAAAGACCCATCTTTTTTGTTACATTACTCAGCAACATTAGGCTCCAACTCCAAGTGTGTTTTCAGGATCAAATACAGGTCCAATCCTGCACTCCACTGATGAATCTTAGTGGAGATAGCAATGACCtatatttaataagcatttactgGAGCCTAAGCCTTTACCTGTATTAACATATTTATCCCTTCCTTTCTACAGTCTCCCTAGGTAAGGAGTGATAACATCTTCACTGcgtggatggggaaactgagattcaaGATTGGGGGCTAACTCCGCTTCTCATAATGACTGCAACTAGTAAACAACAGAACTGAGACTTGAACCCAAATCTATCTTAAAAATCACCCTTTTAGCCACTTCAAATGCTGCCTCCCTAGGTACAGTCGGGGCTGTTTTCTTCCAGACGTCTAGAcctgcttccctcctccccatctccaACTCTACCCTCAACCTCCATACCCTTCCTAACTTCACTCTTAACCTTCCCCCAAAGCCCAGTcgttcctcccacccccaagccTCACAGTTCATCCGGATCTGCTGGCCCAGTTCAATCAGTTCCATCTCCGTGGGCATGTAACCCATTGTCCTCATGAGATTCCCCAAATCCTTACAAGAGATGAACCCATCTCGGTCCTTGTCAAACTCAAGAAATGCTTCCCGGAGCTCTGAAAGTTAAGAGACAAGAACTTTGGGGCAACTTGAAACAGTCACTGGAGGAAAGGAGCATCCCTTGAAACTGTCAATGAGACACCAACTCAAGACTCctcaaaaaagaatacattgtaAAAATGTCCAAAAGGAGAGATATAGGAAGTATGTTAGCAAGAGGAATAATTCCTGAGACCACTAAATGATGGCACTGAAGTCCTTCACATTGTTGGGTGAAGTAATGAGAAATCAAAAccaccaagaaaaaagaaaagaacaattttGGACTCATCCTTAAAACTCAGGCATCATTCATGGGTCTCCGAGACACTTGAGGGTCAGGATGGCTTCTGAACACTTTGGGAAGCACTTGAACTGCCACAAAATCACAGTTGAGTGGGAAGAGAGAGTGATGTACAATTTTTGCGTCGAGGGATTTATACCGAAATGTACAAAGGAACAGAGGGCAGGTGAATGGGTGGATGGTGATACGGGGATgtctgggggagaaagtgttACCTTCAATCTCATCTGGTCCCAATGGTCTTTCCTAGAAGGGAatgaggggggtgggggcaggatttGGAAAGAGAATCAGAGATCCACATTCACTTCTCTGAACATGTCTCATCCTCATCCTTTCCTGgttctttccccttctccctcccctccacccttctCACCTTCTTTCTCCCACCTCCTGACTCCCCTTCCCTGGCTATTTCCTCTCTTCCATCCCTGAACCTTggtctttcttctcctgcctttcccCAGTGGACATCCATCCCATTGTGCCAAAACAGATCCTGGAGGCCATGGAATCCAATCTCCTCCTCCAGATGAGAAGTCAGACTTAGAATCAGTTAACATATTCAGAGTGCTAACTGTGCCGGGCTTCCACAATCATTTCATTTAAACTTCAGAACCACCCTGTGAGGTTGAGCCAAATACCATTCCCATCTTAAGAGCAAgctgaggaacagagaggttaaggaacctgtctgaggtcacacagctcataagtGGCTGGGTGAGAATCCCCTGGTGTAAGAGCTTGTGTTCAGTGGCTCCTAGGCAGGATGAGCACCGCCAGCATGACCAATTTCTGAAACCCTTTCATATTGCCACTAGCCACACCAGGACATACATACCTGAAGGGTCAGGCTTGAGCACATAGCACCTCCCCAGGGAAATTCCATCAACCCCTGGCCTCTTTCACCCCCCATACCTCCCTTTACCCTTGGAGACTTTTCCCCACCTTCTCTTTTTTAGTATCCCCTTCCCCCCtccaggtggggcttccctggcagctcagaaggtaatctgcccgcaatgcaggagacccaggttcaatccctgggtcgggaagatcccctggagaagagaatggcaacccactccagtattcctgtctggagaattccatggacagaggagcctggcgggctacagttcatgggtcgcaaagagtcagacatgacagagcgactaacactttcactttccccccagttcggttcagttcagtcgctcagtcgtgtccgactctttgcgaccccatgaatcgcagcacaccaggcctccctgtccatcaccaactcccagagttcactcagactcatgtccatcgagtcagtgatgccatccagccatctcatcctctgtcgtccccttctcctcctgcccccaatccctcccaacatcagggtcttttccagtgagtcaactcttcacatgaggtggccaaagtattggagtttcagcctcagcatcagtccttccaatgaatacccaggactggtctcctttaggatggactgggtggatctccttgcagtccaagggactctcaagagtcttctccaacaccacacttagTCTTAAAGACTAACAGTGAAAAGCATGCCCATTGGAATCAAACGGTTCTGGCCCTGCCATTTACTAATTGTCAAAGCTTAAAGCAACCTACTTCATGACTCACAGCCTTACcttccacatctataaaatgggaatgaaggTATTACAGACCTCATGAGTCAttgattgtgaggattaaataatatcAAGAATGCAAGACGCTTTGCGCACGTTTGGGCACACAGCAACGGCTTAGGTGGCAAGTacagacttccctggcgatccagtggctaagactctgtgctgtcaATGCATGGGggccagatttgatccctggtcagggaactagatcccacatgccacaactaagacccggcacaaattaaaaaatgataaaccGCAGCTACTGTTATCCCCCCCACCACCATCGTCACTGGCATCACCATGGGTGTCCGTAGAAAAGAATGATGTTGGTCAACAGTGACGTCACCCCAGTTCCCCTtttgtctcctctttcatcttccacCTTTCGGTCCTGACTTCTGATTTCACCCTCCCTTCCCTGACCCACGTGTCCCCACCATGCTCCCTGGGATTCTTTAACCTTCTCAGTTCATGTTCTACCCCCCGCTCCCTTCTTCCACTGTACCGGTCACAGCCCTTCTCTTCCCGGCATCCCAGCTCCCTTTGCCCTTCCCACCGTCCTTCCCCATTGCCCCCAGCCTCACCCGCTGTTTCTCCGCGATGCCTTTTCTTAGGAAGATGCAGGCAGGGCCCATGGGAAACTGCATGGACGGTGTCAAGGTGGAACTCATCAGGCTCCAATCTCAAgacgccgcccccacccccaaattcggGTCCCCCTTTGGTGGCTCAGCCTCCTTTGCTTCTCCGCCAGTCCTCGGCCAactctgcctgcctctcccccGGTCACCCTGGCTCCCTAGGGGCTGTGACAGCTGGGTGGGAAATCTCTTCTCAAGTTGGGGAGGGATCACAGCTGTTCCTGCCTCCCCATCTGGCTTGAGGGAGACTGGAGGTTGGGGCGGGGGAGCCAGTGTCAGGCTCTGACCTTTTATCCCCAGAATAGAATTGGAAGGATGGCTTCAAAAATGAGGATTAGAGCAGAGGGCATCCATTCATACAACGTTCCAGCAGGCATGGGGCGTGATCGGCCTAAGCCTGGCCTCTGCTGGCCTCTATGCAAGTGAAGATGGAGAGGACACAGCCCTTGGCTTCCAGGAGCTCTGGAGTAAGCCAGGAACGTGAGTAAATGAGCAGAATGTGAACATCACGTGACAACCTGACTTTGGGAATAGGCATGTATAGTGGCtggttcagttgccaagtcgtgtccaactcttcgagacccccatggactgcagcacgccaggcttccctgtccctcactgtctcccagagtttgcccaagttcatgtccattgaatcggtgatgccatccaatcatctcatcctctgttgccctcttcaccttctgcccccagcaccagggtcttttccagtgagccaggaGGGTGGTGTTTGCCCTTCCTCTGCTcatctcttcccttcctttcttcttgaaCATTTCAGGGCAAGAGGGGCAAGGTAGGCACGCACGCTGACGTGGGTAGTCAGAggccaagacttccctggtgggggaattTAAGACTCTgggtttccactgcagggggcacagtttcgatccttggttggcgaactaagatcccaagtgccacgtagtgtagacaaaaaaaaaaaaaaaaaattgggtggGTTTGGAGGCGATAAGGGTTGCATGGCCCAGAGTGTTGGGCCCTGGGAAGGTGAGGATGAACCCATGGAAGAGCAGCCTGGTACGGGATACTGGAGCATGAACTGGGTGACAAGGTTTATCTACACGCGGGTATCACATCACCTAGGGTAAGGGTTTGCACTGTGAGCGGAGTGAAGATATCCACTCATGGAAGTGGCGTGGTTTAGGGTGTTGAAGCCAGATCATGGCGAGAAAGGCGTCCCCACAGGGGAGCAGATAGCAAAGGAGAAGGGAGATTGGTTACACATGGGATTATACTAAGGCTAATGGGAATCGGGCTTCTTGCTGCTGGAAAAAGGAGTTTTTAATACagaaaggggaaaaggtagaacAAGTTCTGTGGTGTTGGATTGGAACTGGAGGCACTGTTATACACTCATGGACTTCAATATATAGGGAGGGATACACAAATaaacaggtttcccaggtggcacgctAGTGGTAAAAAGTGCCTGCGTTCCAAAGCAGATCTAAGAGACTCAGttacgatccctgggttgggaagatccccctggaggagggcactgcaactcactccagtaatcttgccttggagaatccccacagacagaggagcctggtgggctacagtcgatggggtcgcacagagttgcatacgactgaagcaactcagcacgcacgcacacacacatacaagtaaACACAGACATGGCTGTGTGTGTAGGGACTCGGGAACATATATTCTCTAGCTAAGAGGACACACCGTGGTATTAACGAACACCTCTAGCTTCCAGACCTTGACCATTCTTCACCAAATAGCAACCAAGACTCCTGGAAGCAATGGCTGATTTTGGGTCTGGAGCAAGACAAGTATTATAAGATGAGCCTAAAATGTATGTCTTCTTGTGCCGTAAAGCAGGAATGTGCTCAAAGAGTTATGGGGGCGTGCCAAAAgaacacaagggcttccctggtggctcagtggtaaagaaactgcctgccacttcaggagacccaggttcgatcccgactggagacggaaatggcaatctactccaggattcttgcctggagaatcccatggacagacaagcttggtggactacagtccctggggtctcaaaagagttggacacgactccaACAACAGAAGCTTGAAGAAGCTCCA from Bubalus bubalis isolate 160015118507 breed Murrah chromosome 18, NDDB_SH_1, whole genome shotgun sequence harbors:
- the CABP5 gene encoding calcium-binding protein 5; the protein is MQFPMGPACIFLRKGIAEKQRERPLGPDEIEELREAFLEFDKDRDGFISCKDLGNLMRTMGYMPTEMELIELGQQIRMNLGGRVDFDDFVELMTPKLLAETAGMIGVQEMRDAFKEFDANGDGEITLGELQQAMQRLLGDKLTSQEISEVVQEADINGDGTVDFEEFVKMMSR